The genomic window TGACCCTGGTGATCGTGGTCATGGTCGGTTCCTTTTTCGCCGAATGGCTTGAACGCGTCCGCCTTGAACCCTGTTCTCCGGCCGTTTTGCCGGCCCGGTTGGTGGCCGGGGAGGCGG from Pseudomonadota bacterium includes these protein-coding regions:
- a CDS encoding biopolymer transporter, with amino-acid sequence MDPGAVLKTFIYLISSSLLYPVLLLLAGLTLVIVVMVGSFFAEWLERVRLEPCSPAVLPARLVAGEA